DNA sequence from the Pyruvatibacter sp. genome:
CCGCCACGCTCAAGCATCACGCGTCGCGCACGCCTTTGTTTGCCGAGCGCGGTGTGGACGCTGAAATAGAAACAGCCTTGTCGTCGCGTGTGGACCTGCCGTCCGGCGGCTGGATCACCATAGAGCGCACCGAGGCGCTGACAGCGGTGGATGTGAACTCCGGCAGCTTTACCGCCGCTTCAGACCTTGAGCAGACCAGCCACCGCATCAACCTTGAATCGGCTGATGCGATTGCCCGTCAGGTGCGCCTGCGCGGTGTCGGCGGACTGGTCATCATTGATTTCATTCACCTGGCCGAAGAATCCCACCGCGAAGAAGTGGTGGCGCGTCTTGAAGCAGGCTTTGAAGGCGACCGCACGCCGACGCAGATTTTGCCCATGAGCGAATTCGGCACCGTTGAGATGACCCGCAAGCGCGTGCGCGAACCGCTTGATCGCCTGCTGCTGGACCCGATCCGCCGCGATGCCAACAAGACCAAAGCCACCATGGCCTACACCGTGTTGCGCGCCGCACAAGCCGCCGCTGCTGATGCGCCGGGCAAACCGCTGACGCTGCACGCCGCAGACGATGTGGTGGCGTGGCTGACGGCGTCCGGCCTCATCCCTCAGCTCAAGGCGCGCCTTGGCGTGGAAATCACGCTTGCTCCGGCAACCGGCGTGCCCCGGCAGTATGTTGACGTCAGCACACCCACAGCCGCACCCGCACGCACGCCAACACCAACAAGCGCAGATATTACCGCATGAGCAAGACCGCCAAATGCACCAACTGCGGCAAGCCCGTTGACCTGACCTACCGCCCGTTCTGCTCAAAGCGCTGCGCCGACGTGGACCTGTCGCGCTGGCTCGGCGGCAAATACGCGATCCCCGCCGTGGAACCCCCGGACGAATGGGACATGGCTTCGGCGGTGGCAGAGGCAACGTCCAAAAACGAGGACGACATCACCCGCCACTAAGCCCAGTCTCCAGCGCGCAAAATCAACCCGCGCACAGGCTGGACTTAACCGCCGTATTTGCCTATAAACCGCCGCCTTGGCCCCGGTTTCCAACCGGCTCCGCTCACCGCGGAAACACACCATCCGGCCAGGCACGCCCAGGTAGCTCAGTTGGTAGAGCATGCGACTGAAAATCGCAGTGTCGGTGGTTCGATCCCGCCCCTGGGCACCATTGTTTTCAAATGTTTAGTAGAGTTTCCATCGTGGCTTTATGTAGCGCGTGTACCGCGCCACATAGTTACGGTGTGTGCTGAGTAATCCGGGATTAGGCGGGAAAAGGCGGGAATGGGCGGTAGATCAAGGGCTTAGATGGGGTCATCCCAAAAATCGCGCAATGATCGGCGTTGCATAAAGACGCCCGGTGCGCCACTTAGTTTGCGGAGGCCGGATCGCGCTAAAGCCTTGATGCACATAGGGCTTCGCGTTTTGTTCTAGTCGGAAAGTTTCGGCAAGATGAATGGCAAACGTTCATCTTGTGTTGGCGCCGTGAGAAGTTGAAAAACCTAGCGATGCCCGGCATTTATCGTTTGTGGGTGCCCGGCAACGCCTTCGCTAAAGATGAATGCTGAAAGCGGGTTTGAATGGCCCTTATCGTTCGGCGAGTTCGAGGCTTTCCAGCGTCCAGATACTGCGGTCTCTGTCGAGGCTGACAGTCGCGTCGAAACGGGTTCGGATCATTGCGCCAAATCCGTTTTGTGAATCGACAAAAGAGCGAACGCTGTATCGGCAGTCTGGCAACACCGTCACCGCCACACCGTCATATCCAAGTACGCCGAACTCGGCGGTCGCTGGCGCGCGAAGGGTGTCTCTAACGAAGCCTTGGGCAGCCACGAGACCAGTGATCTGGTTCTCGCAATCCCCCCGATACGCAGCGGCGTCCCGCTCCGCTTTGGTGGGTTCAGAGCTAAAGATGCCGAGCGCCCAAGCGAGGAAAATAACAACAAAGATGCCGAAAAACGTGCCCGCAATCTTCCATTGCGTCCGTAGGTCGAGTTGATCTTCAGGCTGCTTTTCCATGACCTGCCTCTATAGAGTTCTGCCGTGCCAGCGGACGCGGCCGACGACGTGGAGTTGGTCGGCATCGGCGGCGCCTATCCGCTCTTCAGCGTACAGGCTGTTGTCGCTCTTCACCAATACCGTTCCGTCAATCAGCCTTTGAACGCGCTTCAAGAGCACCGCGCCGTGAAGGCTCAGGACATAGATGGCGTTGTCCATCACAGTCTCGATGCCGGTATCCACAAGCAACAGATCGCCATGTCTTATGGTCGGCTCCATTGAATCCCCGGCCGCGATGAGTGTCATGGCGCGCGCGGGCGAGACGCCGATTGACCGCAGCCAGTCGCGGCGGAAGGCAACATCTTCAAGTGCCTGCTCTGCCAGCGCCTGACGCCCAGGCCCCGCTGATGCCTCGACCGCATATCGGGGGATGGCAACAAAATCGTCACTGGACCCAGCCTCATCGGCAAAACCAGTCTCGACAATTCTTGAGGTTGTGGTGAGACCGTCTCGGTTGGGTCGTCCGCGTCCCGAAATCAGCCACGATTCTTCGACACCAAGCAGCTCACAAAACCCTCGAATAAACGCGACATCGGGCCGTGTCTGTCCTCGCTCGTATCGACCATACGTGTTCTTCGGGACCCCCAGCTGCTGAGCCATTTCGGTCTGGCTTTTTTTGCCGCGGGCTTCGCGCAGGCGGTCCGCAAAGACCTGGTCCGCAGCGTCGATTGCATCATCCATCGATTTTATCGTTGACAAGACGCCCCATAATTGTGTCCATAGTTCCATAAATGGAACCATTAGGACCAAAAAACGTTATGTCGGCCCATTCTAAGAGCCATGTGAAGCCCGCAGACTGGCAGTGGCCTGATGTGAAGGCGGCCTTGGAAAAGGCAGGCAGCAGTCTCGCGCAGATCGCGCGTGACAGCGGCGTCGACATTACGGCCATTACAGGTGTCAAGAACCGGCACCTCCCCACATCCCAGAAACGCATCGCCGATGTTATCGGCATGTCGCCTCGCGACATCTGGCCATCGCGATACCAAAACGCAGATCGAGCCAGAAAGACCCGGACTCGTAGCATGACCTGCACCCGCAAGGGGAGTCAGGCGGCATGAGCTGGTACACCGCGAAGGAGCTGGCTCGGCTGGACCTGCCGGGGTTGCCCAATACGCAGCAGAACATGAAGCGTCGCGCTCATTCTGAGGAATGGGTCTCCCGACCTCGACGGGCGCGGGGTGGCGGCGACGAATACCACATCTCATCGCTGCCCGAAGTCGCACGCATCGCGCTCGCGCGCCGAGCGGTTAATGCGGATGCGCCGTATGTGGCGCAGCGCGATGACGCGACCTTCACGCCCTGTGTTCGCGGCAAGCGGAACCGGGGTCAGGCGCGGCTGTATGTGGTCAATCTGTTTCGGGTGTTTGCCGACGCCGCCTCGCTTCAAGGCGGGCACGCGCGGGCAGCGTTTTGCCACCTCTATAACAACCCTTCAAAAGAGGCCGCAGCTGCAGGCGATGTTGAAATACCTGAATGGGTTCGCGACTACGTCTATCGCGTCAATGCGCGTACGCTGGAAAGCTGGGTGCGCAAGGCAAAACGCGAGGGCATTGAAGCGCTCGAAGGCAAGTACGGACACCGCAAGGGCTCCGGCACGATCGACAGCCAGCCAGCTATGCGCGACTTCGCCGCCACCCAATGCGAGACGCGCCCGCAGCTGACAGCCAACCAGCTGATGCGCGCCATCGAAACACAGTTCGGCGAGACGCTGCCCAAGCGCACCGTTCAGCGCTGGATGGCCACATTCAAGGAAGAGAACGCAGCGCACCTGCTGTCGCTGCATGATCCCGACAAGCACAAATCAAAGTTCCGCTCTGCCTTCGGATCATCGAGCGAGAACGTGGTTGCGCTCAATCAGATTTGGGAGATCGACGCCACGCCCGCCGATGTGATGACCGTCGAAGAAGACGGCAGCCGCCGTCGCATGAATATCACCGGCGTGATCGACGTTTATTCCCGCCGTGTGAAGGTGCTGGTCACTGAGACACCGCGCGCCGTCGCCGCATCAGGCGTCATCCGAAAAGCCATCCTTGAATGGGGTGTTCCAGACACCCTGAAAACCGACAACGGCAAGGATTTTGTATCGGCGCATTTCACACGCGGCCTTGCTGACCTGTCCATCCGGCACCAGCTTTGCCCGCCGTTCACGCCGGAAGGCAAGCCGCATATCGAGCGGTTCTTTGGCACCATGGCGCGCGACCTGCTTGCGTTGCTGCCCGGCTTTGTCGGCCACAGCGTGGCAGACAGAAAAAGCATTGAGGCGCGACGGTCATTTGCGCAGCGCTTTGGCAGTTCCGACCAGGTGCTCGACGTTCAACTGTCCGGCGAAGAGCTGCAGCAAATCTGCGACAGCTGGATTGAAACCCAGTACGAGCGCGAACCGCATGCCGGCCTCAACGGCAAGTCGCCATTTGAAACCGCCATGCAATGGACCGGCGGCATTCAGGCAGTGCGCGACGAGCGCATTCTCGACACGATGCTGATGGAAGCGCCCGACAAGGACGGCATTCGCGTCGTTGGCAAAAAGGGTATCCATGTCGAACGGGCAGCCTTCATTGCCCCGGAACTTGGACCGCTGGTCGGCAGCCGCGTACATGTGCGTCTTGACCCCTGCGACATGGGGTTCATCCACGTCTATGCGATGGACGGCGCATTCATCTGCGTTGCCGAATGCCCGGAACGGTCCGGTGGCGACCGCAGGCAGATCGCGGTTGATGCGCTCAAGCGCCAGCGCGAAGTGCTGAACGAGGGCCGCGTCGATGCCCGCCGCCGTGCGCGCAAATACAAGCCGCACCTGCTGGCTGACAGGTTGCGCGAGGAAAGCGCCCGTCGCGCCGACACCGTTCTGGCTTTTCCCAAAACAACAACACCGCATGACACACCCGCGACCCGTGCTGCGGAAGACAACCTGCGCGCCATGAGTGGCGACATCGAAGAACAACACGTGAGCGCCGAAGACGAAGCGCTGGCCGCACAGGCGTTTGCTGATCTTGAGGCGAAGGACGCCGAGATCGTGCGCATCCAAGACGCGCGCTTTGCCGGCGACCCCGAACCCGACGGCAATGGCTACGAGTGGGTGATGTGGGCGCAACGCCACCGCGACCAGCTCAACGAGACTGACCGCAAGTTCCTTGAGGAAGAAGAGGCAGACCCGGAAATGCAGCTGCTCCTCACCATTGCAAAGGACTTGACGTCATAGGAGGCGGCCAGCCGTGGGCCAGTGCGCGGCGCTAGAAAAGGACTGAATGAGATGCGGAACCGGTTTGTTAAAACCAGCAATGTGATGGCCTTCATGGCCGGCGTCGAGCGTGTCAAAGCGCGCGGTGCCGTTGAGGCATCATGGCAGCTTGCCGAAGGTGTCCCCGGCCTGGGCAAGACACGCACGCTGACGTGGTGGGCAGCCAAAAACGAATACGTACTTGTGCGTGCCAAAAAGGGGTGGACGGTCAACTGGGCGCTGCGTGATCTGATGTCGCAGCTGGGCGAACCGCCCGCGCGCTCAACCGAAGTCATGCTCAACGCGGCAATCGCCAGCATATCCGTCAGCGGTCGGGCGCTGATTGTTGACGAGGTCGAACACGCCATGGCCGGCGGCATCATTGAGGTGCTGCGCGACATCTCGGACTTCACCGAAAGCCCGATCATCATCGGCGGCATGCAGGGTGTTGCAGCACGGCTCAAGCGCTACCCGCAGATTTATTCGCGCATCGCGGATGTGACGGTGTTCAAACCCGCCACCCTTGCTGACGTAAAGCTGTGCTGTGATGAGCTGGCGGACGTGCCCATCGCAGAAGACCTTGTGAAGGCCATTCATGCGCAGACCGGCGGGCGCTTCCGCGAGGTGATGAACGCCATCGCTTTTGCGGAGCGTGCCGGTCGTCGGGCCAATGGGCCGGTGACGCTGGAACACATCTCCGCCAAAGACCTTACCAATGACCGTCGGCCGGAGGCGCGTGCTGCCAACGCGAAGGCGTCCTGATGGGTGGGGTAGTTAACCTTAACGCTCCGCAAGCGGACGAAACCAACCAGTGCCGCACGCCCGGCAACGGCCTGCGTGCCCGGCTGGTTGCAGCGCTCGCAGCGGTGCAGCACCCGGTCAGGCTGGATATTCTTGAGCGGCGCTTGAAGAAGCCCCGCAACGAGATCACCGCCGCGCTGAGCGCACTGGTGACGGCGGGCGATGTGCGGCGCATTGAAAAGGGTCTGTACGAGGCCACGCCACAGGGCCGCGAGCGTGCAAACAAGCGCGTTGTCAGCGGACCGCGCAAGCCTCACAGCGGCCCCGGCAAGCAGCGCACCGGCACATTCCGCGCCCGTCTGTGGAAGGTGCTGCGCATCGCGCGCAAGTTACCGCTGAGCGAGCTGGTGATGCTGGCGCGCGATGACGCAGACAAGAACCCTGAAACCAATGCGCGGGCGTATCTCAATGCGCTCGAGAAGGCGGGCTATGTGCATCGCTTTCCACAGCGCCAGCCTTACGACGGGTCAACGTCAAACGGCTTCGCCCGCTGGGGGATACTGAAAGACACAGGGCCAAAGCCGCCGGTGTTCAACCCGGACAAAAAGACCCTGCGTGATCCCAACACAGGCGAGACGCTTGATCTTGCGGGAGGTGACGCATGAGCGCCTCAGCCATTGAGCGCGCGCGGGTCGCATGGGGTGCCGGCATGCCCGAATGGGTGCGGGTGCTGGCCGAGCAGGCCGACGCCACCAGCCAGAACCGCGTTGCGCAGGCGTTGGGCTTTTCAGCCGGCATCGTGTCGCAGGTGCTCAGCAACAAATACCCCGGCCGTCTGGACCGGATCGAGCAAAGCGTCAGCGGGCTGTATCTCGGCGCCACTGTCGAGTGCCCGGTGCTTGGCGAAATACGCCGCGACCATTGCGCCCGCGAGCAGAAACGCGGGCTGACCTTCGAGAACCCCATACGCCCCAAGGTCTATCGGGCCTGCCGCGATGGCTGCCCGCATAGCCGCCTCACCCTGAAAGGAGAGAACGATGATCAGTGACCGGATTACCGCCAGCGTGAACCGAATGGTGGATGCCAATATCGACGGGAACCTGCTGGAGCGGGATTTTCAGGCGGAGATGCGCGAGCTGCGCAAGATCGCCCGCGATGTGCGTGCGCTTGAAACACAGGCCATGGCCGGGCCGAACGTTGTGCCGTTCACGTCCCGCACCAGTCGCGATGACACGCCCTACTCGCCGTGGACGCCGGGAGGTGCGGCATGAACTACCGTATTGATCCAGCGGAACTTGCCCGCAGCATTCGCGACGATGGCCGCATCATGCTGCGGCCATGTGAGGAACGTGCCCTCGCCATTCGTCTGCTGACGCTGGAAGGCGTCTGTAGCGCCGCTGAACGGCACCGCGATGCGGTGGTGCTGGCCAATGCCCTCAAGGGCGGCGGCGACACAACCCGCGACGTGCAGCGATCGTTCGAGACCCTGCGCGCTCAGATCGAGGTGGCCGACAAGACGGCTGCCGCGATGCGCGCTGCCCGGCCTCGAAACATCACGACATCACCGCGTCGCAATCATCCGCTTCGGCAGCTGACGCGGTGGTGGCGGACCATGCTTCTTTCAAAACCAAAACCAAAACTCAGGAGGTCGATATGACCCAGACCCCTATCCCCGAAGGCTACATGCAGGACGGCACCGGCAAGCTGGTGCCGGAGCATCTGGTGAAGCCGATCGACAAGCTGCGCGACGAGCTCGTGCGCTCAATCATCAAGCAGGCGAAATCCCTGCAGGATGAAGTGCGCAGCTTCAAGTTCAAGACGTTCGAGAATGTAGAGACCTTCGTGGACATGTCGGCGGAGCGCTACGACGTGGAGCTCGGCGGCCGCAAGGGCAACGTTTCACTCACAACCTTTGACGGCAGGTACAAGGTGCAGCGTGCCGTCGCCGACCTGATCACCTTCGATGAAGGTCTGCAGGCAGCCAAGGCGCTGATTGACGAGTGCATTGAAGAATGGGCCGGCAGCGCCGACGCGAAAATCAAGGTGCTGGTCGATGATGCGTTTCAGGTCAACAAGGGGCGCATCGATCATCAGCGCGTTCTCGGCCTGCGGCGTCTCGACATTGATGACCCGAAATGGAAGCGGGCGATGGATGCCATCTCCGACAGCGTGAAGGTGCAGGGCACGCGGCAGTACATCCGCCTGTATGAGCGCATCGGCGACAGCGACCAGTTCCGACAAATCTCGCTCGACATGGCGGCGCTGTGATGGCTGAGGGAAAGGGACACAACTCGCTGGCGAAGGGCCAACTGCGCGCCTATGCCGAGCGCATCGAGCGGCTTGAAGAAGAGCAGGCCGCGCTGGGCCGTGACAAGGCCGAGGTCTATGCCGAGATGCGCGGCAACGGTTATGACGTGAAGGCGATGAAGGCCGCCATTCAGGCGCGCCGGATGGACCGAGCAGAGTTCACCGAACGCCGGGCCATACTCGACCTCTATCT
Encoded proteins:
- a CDS encoding ATP-binding protein, which translates into the protein MRNRFVKTSNVMAFMAGVERVKARGAVEASWQLAEGVPGLGKTRTLTWWAAKNEYVLVRAKKGWTVNWALRDLMSQLGEPPARSTEVMLNAAIASISVSGRALIVDEVEHAMAGGIIEVLRDISDFTESPIIIGGMQGVAARLKRYPQIYSRIADVTVFKPATLADVKLCCDELADVPIAEDLVKAIHAQTGGRFREVMNAIAFAERAGRRANGPVTLEHISAKDLTNDRRPEARAANAKAS
- a CDS encoding DUF2312 domain-containing protein, encoding MAEGKGHNSLAKGQLRAYAERIERLEEEQAALGRDKAEVYAEMRGNGYDVKAMKAAIQARRMDRAEFTERRAILDLYLNALGLIGGEGD
- the yacG gene encoding DNA gyrase inhibitor YacG, which codes for MSKTAKCTNCGKPVDLTYRPFCSKRCADVDLSRWLGGKYAIPAVEPPDEWDMASAVAEATSKNEDDITRH
- a CDS encoding transcriptional regulator, giving the protein MSASAIERARVAWGAGMPEWVRVLAEQADATSQNRVAQALGFSAGIVSQVLSNKYPGRLDRIEQSVSGLYLGATVECPVLGEIRRDHCAREQKRGLTFENPIRPKVYRACRDGCPHSRLTLKGENDDQ
- a CDS encoding helix-turn-helix domain-containing protein, encoding MSAHSKSHVKPADWQWPDVKAALEKAGSSLAQIARDSGVDITAITGVKNRHLPTSQKRIADVIGMSPRDIWPSRYQNADRARKTRTRSMTCTRKGSQAA
- a CDS encoding Mu transposase C-terminal domain-containing protein, whose amino-acid sequence is MSWYTAKELARLDLPGLPNTQQNMKRRAHSEEWVSRPRRARGGGDEYHISSLPEVARIALARRAVNADAPYVAQRDDATFTPCVRGKRNRGQARLYVVNLFRVFADAASLQGGHARAAFCHLYNNPSKEAAAAGDVEIPEWVRDYVYRVNARTLESWVRKAKREGIEALEGKYGHRKGSGTIDSQPAMRDFAATQCETRPQLTANQLMRAIETQFGETLPKRTVQRWMATFKEENAAHLLSLHDPDKHKSKFRSAFGSSSENVVALNQIWEIDATPADVMTVEEDGSRRRMNITGVIDVYSRRVKVLVTETPRAVAASGVIRKAILEWGVPDTLKTDNGKDFVSAHFTRGLADLSIRHQLCPPFTPEGKPHIERFFGTMARDLLALLPGFVGHSVADRKSIEARRSFAQRFGSSDQVLDVQLSGEELQQICDSWIETQYEREPHAGLNGKSPFETAMQWTGGIQAVRDERILDTMLMEAPDKDGIRVVGKKGIHVERAAFIAPELGPLVGSRVHVRLDPCDMGFIHVYAMDGAFICVAECPERSGGDRRQIAVDALKRQREVLNEGRVDARRRARKYKPHLLADRLREESARRADTVLAFPKTTTPHDTPATRAAEDNLRAMSGDIEEQHVSAEDEALAAQAFADLEAKDAEIVRIQDARFAGDPEPDGNGYEWVMWAQRHRDQLNETDRKFLEEEEADPEMQLLLTIAKDLTS
- a CDS encoding DUF3164 family protein; this translates as MTQTPIPEGYMQDGTGKLVPEHLVKPIDKLRDELVRSIIKQAKSLQDEVRSFKFKTFENVETFVDMSAERYDVELGGRKGNVSLTTFDGRYKVQRAVADLITFDEGLQAAKALIDECIEEWAGSADAKIKVLVDDAFQVNKGRIDHQRVLGLRRLDIDDPKWKRAMDAISDSVKVQGTRQYIRLYERIGDSDQFRQISLDMAAL
- a CDS encoding S24 family peptidase, with protein sequence MDDAIDAADQVFADRLREARGKKSQTEMAQQLGVPKNTYGRYERGQTRPDVAFIRGFCELLGVEESWLISGRGRPNRDGLTTTSRIVETGFADEAGSSDDFVAIPRYAVEASAGPGRQALAEQALEDVAFRRDWLRSIGVSPARAMTLIAAGDSMEPTIRHGDLLLVDTGIETVMDNAIYVLSLHGAVLLKRVQRLIDGTVLVKSDNSLYAEERIGAADADQLHVVGRVRWHGRTL